Proteins co-encoded in one Candidatus Binataceae bacterium genomic window:
- a CDS encoding NAD(+)/NADH kinase: protein MGARAKDSLKTVGLVVRRERPKAIAIAHELAAWLRARHLTTLAEPEAAPQLGAEAVEREQLAMRSDLIVVLGGDGTLLSIARLVGERETPILGINLGGLGFLTEITVEETQATLARVLAGDFEVDRRITLEATVESHAAGERAADRESFRALNDVVINKRALGRMLELIVVASGERFCSYRADGLIIATPTGSTAYALSAGGPIVFPSLEAVVLAPICPHTLSNRPVVLPDSFEIDVRVRTDENGAMLTVDGQQTARITSTDALRVRRGKNPVVLVRSSHTYFEIWRNKLRWG, encoded by the coding sequence GTGGGCGCGCGAGCAAAAGATTCGCTGAAGACTGTCGGATTGGTCGTGCGGCGCGAGCGTCCGAAGGCGATCGCGATCGCGCATGAGCTCGCGGCCTGGCTGCGCGCGCGCCATCTGACGACGCTCGCCGAGCCCGAGGCCGCCCCCCAGCTCGGCGCTGAGGCGGTCGAGCGCGAGCAGCTGGCGATGCGCTCGGACCTGATCGTGGTTCTGGGCGGCGACGGCACGCTGCTCAGCATCGCGCGCCTGGTCGGCGAGCGCGAAACGCCGATCCTGGGCATCAATCTCGGCGGCCTCGGCTTTCTGACCGAGATAACCGTCGAGGAGACCCAAGCGACGCTCGCCCGCGTGCTCGCGGGCGACTTCGAGGTTGACCGCCGCATCACGCTGGAGGCGACCGTGGAGTCGCACGCCGCGGGCGAACGCGCGGCCGATCGCGAGAGCTTCCGCGCGCTCAACGACGTCGTGATCAACAAGCGCGCGCTCGGCCGGATGCTCGAGCTTATCGTGGTCGCAAGCGGCGAGCGCTTCTGCTCCTACCGCGCCGACGGCCTGATCATCGCGACGCCGACCGGCTCGACCGCTTATGCGCTGAGCGCCGGCGGCCCGATCGTTTTCCCTTCGCTCGAGGCCGTCGTGCTCGCGCCGATTTGCCCGCACACGCTGAGCAACCGTCCCGTGGTACTGCCCGATTCGTTCGAGATCGACGTGCGGGTCCGGACCGACGAAAACGGCGCGATGCTGACGGTGGACGGCCAGCAGACCGCGCGCATCACCAGCACCGACGCCCTGCGCGTGCGGCGCGGCAAAAACCCGGTGGTGCTGGTGCGATCGTCCCACACCTACTTCGAGATTTGGCGCAACAAGCTGCGCTGGGGCTGA